The following are from one region of the bacterium genome:
- a CDS encoding ornithine carbamoyltransferase — MALNLTGRHYISDMDWSDEEMALLFQTAAELKEKFKRGIPHPILRDKTLFMIFFEQSTRTRNSFEAGMTQLGGHAHDLTPDKMQISHGESPKDTAIVLSRYGHGIAIRNCFWGIGNKYINEVAKWSEVPVFNMQCDIYHPCQALADLMTIKEKFHNELRGRKFVISWAYAPSYTKPLSVPQSLILLMTRFGLDVTLAHPPEFNLMPEIINQAQQNAIKNNCKFEIVHDMDFAFEGAHVLYPKSWGCYLTTENKEESMQISKKYTSWICDQRRMNLTAKDSLYMHCLPADRGYEVTDEVIDGPHSVIYDEAENRLHTQKALMALTMAGLKRR, encoded by the coding sequence ATGGCACTTAACCTCACTGGCCGTCATTACATCAGCGATATGGATTGGTCTGACGAAGAAATGGCGTTATTATTTCAGACCGCTGCGGAGTTGAAGGAGAAATTTAAACGGGGTATTCCGCATCCGATTCTTCGAGATAAGACGCTCTTTATGATTTTTTTCGAGCAATCTACCCGAACCCGGAACTCGTTTGAAGCGGGAATGACCCAACTCGGTGGACATGCGCATGATTTAACCCCGGATAAAATGCAGATTTCGCATGGGGAATCACCAAAAGATACGGCGATCGTTCTATCTCGGTATGGGCATGGGATAGCGATTCGGAACTGTTTCTGGGGTATCGGGAATAAATATATTAATGAAGTTGCAAAATGGTCAGAAGTACCGGTGTTTAATATGCAATGTGATATTTACCATCCCTGCCAGGCATTAGCCGATTTAATGACGATTAAAGAGAAGTTTCATAACGAACTGCGCGGTCGGAAATTTGTTATCTCCTGGGCATATGCACCGAGTTATACCAAACCGCTATCCGTTCCGCAGTCGTTAATCTTGCTAATGACGCGGTTCGGATTAGATGTTACGTTAGCGCATCCGCCGGAATTTAACCTGATGCCGGAAATTATCAACCAAGCGCAACAGAACGCGATAAAAAACAACTGTAAATTTGAAATTGTCCACGATATGGACTTCGCATTTGAAGGCGCACATGTTCTCTACCCCAAAAGCTGGGGATGCTACCTTACAACCGAGAATAAAGAAGAGTCAATGCAAATTTCGAAAAAATATACCAGCTGGATTTGCGACCAACGGAGAATGAACCTCACCGCAAAAGATTCGTTGTATATGCATTGTCTTCCCGCTGACCGAGGATATGAAGTTACCGATGAAGTGATTGACGGCCCGCATTCCGTTATCTACGATGAAGCGGAAAACCGGCTTCATACACAAAAAGCTTTAATGGCATTAACGATGGCTGGTTTAAAAAGACGATAG
- a CDS encoding FAD-dependent oxidoreductase — translation MNKRKTRIHNNSKSFFSARRIAHGRTHYVIIGNGPAATSAIAAIRETDRDNPITLISDEPYQNYSRPLLSYVLAKKITFDQLPYLPETFYKSHQVKLILNSSVVQVDSKNSQVILSDKTKINYDKLLIATGAKPVIPKIEGTKLQGVFPFTKLQDVEQMTRYIDTYQITEAVVVGGGLIGLKATEGLMGRAIKVTIIELADRILSTTFDKKASQIIKRALENKGCAVITKNSVREIKGEHTRVKSVVLNNGRTIQTGLVILAIGVSPNIELVRRTPIKLNRGIIVDTFMRTSVENVYAAGDCCESIDLLNHVYHPIAIWFNAARQGRVAGANMAGIVKEYPGSIPMNSVELCGIPSISVGITMPKDKTYQVKEYEFPERGIYKKVVLKDNRIVGIIFLGEIERAGIYTGLIKDRADVTEFREYLGREDFGLVSLPKEYRKHLVTGEGLEV, via the coding sequence ATGAATAAGCGTAAAACTCGGATACACAATAATTCTAAATCCTTTTTTTCAGCTCGTCGTATTGCTCACGGAAGAACGCACTACGTTATTATTGGAAATGGTCCAGCGGCAACAAGCGCTATTGCCGCAATTCGAGAAACGGATAGGGATAACCCAATTACCCTTATTTCTGATGAACCATACCAGAATTACTCACGTCCGCTGTTATCTTATGTATTAGCTAAAAAAATAACATTTGACCAATTACCCTACCTACCAGAAACTTTCTATAAATCTCATCAGGTTAAACTTATACTCAATAGTTCTGTTGTCCAAGTGGATAGTAAAAATTCTCAGGTTATCTTATCTGATAAGACGAAAATTAACTATGATAAATTATTAATTGCTACCGGAGCAAAACCTGTAATCCCGAAAATTGAAGGAACCAAATTACAAGGAGTATTTCCCTTCACCAAGTTACAAGATGTTGAACAAATGACAAGATATATTGATACCTATCAGATTACAGAAGCCGTGGTGGTTGGCGGTGGTCTGATTGGATTGAAAGCGACCGAAGGGCTAATGGGACGTGCGATAAAGGTAACGATTATTGAACTTGCGGATAGAATACTATCGACGACGTTTGATAAAAAAGCATCCCAGATAATCAAACGCGCTTTAGAAAACAAAGGTTGTGCTGTAATCACGAAAAATTCAGTTAGGGAAATAAAAGGCGAGCATACCCGAGTCAAATCTGTCGTGTTAAATAACGGTAGAACCATTCAAACGGGCTTGGTAATTTTAGCGATTGGGGTAAGTCCGAATATCGAATTAGTTCGTAGAACACCGATTAAACTTAATCGCGGGATAATAGTTGATACGTTTATGCGAACCTCGGTAGAAAATGTTTATGCTGCGGGTGATTGCTGCGAGTCGATAGATTTACTGAACCATGTGTATCATCCAATAGCAATTTGGTTTAATGCTGCCAGACAGGGACGGGTTGCTGGAGCTAATATGGCTGGGATAGTTAAGGAATATCCGGGAAGTATCCCAATGAATTCCGTTGAGTTATGCGGGATTCCGAGCATATCGGTTGGGATAACTATGCCGAAAGATAAAACTTATCAGGTGAAAGAATACGAGTTTCCTGAAAGAGGAATATATAAAAAAGTCGTTTTGAAAGATAATAGAATAGTTGGCATAATTTTTTTAGGTGAAATCGAACGTGCGGGAATATATACTGGTCTTATCAAGGATAGAGCTGACGTAACTGAGTTTCGGGAATATTTAGGAAGAGAAGATTTCGGCTTAGTTTCTCTACCGAAAGAATATCGCAAACATTTAGTCACCGGGGAAGGATTAGAAGTATGA
- a CDS encoding 4Fe-4S dicluster domain-containing protein: MKKIYIHEEYCMGCRLCEIHCLVQHSKSKNIFKIYRGEEPKPISRIIIEEKGYLSFALQCRHCEDAPCIDACITGAMYREKQTGAVLCNEDKCVGCWMCIMVCPFGVILRNQTVNKVGSKCDLCQGEKIPICVMKCPNQALVFEEKNE; this comes from the coding sequence ATGAAAAAGATATATATTCACGAAGAGTATTGTATGGGCTGTCGTCTCTGTGAAATACATTGTCTCGTTCAGCACTCAAAATCAAAAAATATTTTTAAAATCTATAGAGGGGAAGAACCGAAACCGATATCGCGAATTATCATTGAGGAAAAAGGATATCTTTCCTTTGCGTTACAATGTCGCCATTGCGAAGATGCACCGTGTATAGATGCATGTATAACCGGAGCGATGTATCGTGAAAAACAAACTGGAGCGGTGTTATGTAACGAAGATAAATGTGTTGGATGTTGGATGTGTATTATGGTTTGTCCGTTTGGTGTTATTTTGAGAAATCAAACGGTAAATAAAGTCGGCTCGAAATGTGATTTATGCCAAGGCGAAAAAATACCGATATGTGTGATGAAATGTCCGAATCAGGCATTGGTGTTTGAGGAAAAAAATGAATAA
- a CDS encoding glutamate synthase-related protein: MAKSIFVHEFITERNEENCITCQVCCRTCANDVHTYDAELDRVITDSTKCVGCHFCETLCPTATITVKRNPSELKPNANWSLQIVNNITKQAETGGALLTGMGCDKSYPIYFDHIVLNASQVTNPSIDPLREPMELRTYIGNKDISRFVENNAMLLRNSIKPDIGTAGKRWSAPQLKLETPILFTAMSYGSISLNACKALARAAQEAGTYYNTGEGGLHKDLYQFGHHTIVQVASGRFGVHKEYLEIGAAIEIKVGQGAKPGIGGHLPWEKVTEEISATRMIPLGTDALSPAPHHDIYSIEDLKQLIFALKEATRYRKPVGVKIAAVHNVAPIASGIVRAGADFVSIDGLRGGTGAAPTVIRDNVGIPIELAIAVVDERLRQEGIRDQASLIAAGGFRNSADVIKAIALGADAVYIGTAALIALGCHVCQKCYTGKCNWGIATQDPYLTKRLNPELGARRLTNLLRAWSLEIKEMLGGMGINAIESLRGNREQLRGVGLSETELKLLGIKSAGEAW, translated from the coding sequence ATGGCTAAATCAATTTTCGTTCACGAATTCATAACCGAACGTAATGAAGAAAACTGTATAACCTGTCAAGTTTGTTGTCGGACTTGTGCAAACGATGTGCATACGTACGATGCGGAACTGGATAGAGTTATCACTGATTCAACGAAATGCGTCGGATGTCATTTTTGTGAAACATTATGTCCGACAGCAACGATAACGGTTAAACGCAATCCCTCGGAATTAAAACCAAACGCAAACTGGTCATTACAAATAGTCAATAATATAACCAAACAGGCAGAAACTGGCGGCGCGTTACTAACAGGAATGGGCTGCGATAAATCATACCCCATATATTTCGACCATATTGTACTCAATGCATCGCAGGTTACCAATCCTTCTATTGACCCGCTTCGAGAACCAATGGAACTTCGAACCTATATTGGCAACAAAGATATTTCGCGATTTGTAGAAAACAATGCCATGCTGTTACGGAATTCTATAAAACCAGATATCGGTACTGCCGGGAAGAGGTGGTCTGCCCCGCAATTAAAACTTGAAACCCCGATTCTATTCACCGCAATGTCGTATGGTTCAATCAGTTTAAATGCCTGTAAAGCGTTAGCTCGTGCGGCGCAAGAAGCAGGAACATATTATAATACCGGGGAAGGTGGTTTACATAAAGATTTATACCAATTTGGACACCATACCATTGTTCAGGTTGCTTCAGGACGGTTTGGGGTACATAAAGAATATTTAGAAATCGGGGCGGCAATAGAAATTAAGGTTGGACAAGGAGCTAAACCTGGAATCGGTGGGCATTTACCTTGGGAAAAGGTTACTGAAGAAATATCAGCGACCCGAATGATTCCGCTAGGAACCGATGCATTGTCTCCGGCACCACATCATGATATTTACTCAATTGAAGATTTAAAACAACTGATTTTTGCGCTGAAAGAAGCAACCAGGTATCGCAAACCGGTAGGGGTAAAAATCGCTGCGGTACATAATGTTGCGCCGATAGCTTCCGGGATCGTCCGTGCCGGTGCAGATTTTGTTTCGATTGACGGACTGCGTGGTGGAACTGGAGCTGCGCCGACCGTGATTCGAGACAATGTTGGAATTCCTATAGAATTAGCAATAGCGGTTGTCGATGAACGATTACGTCAGGAGGGGATTAGAGACCAAGCGTCACTTATTGCCGCTGGTGGATTTAGAAATAGCGCCGATGTAATTAAAGCGATAGCGTTAGGTGCCGATGCAGTTTATATCGGTACTGCGGCGTTGATTGCTTTAGGATGCCATGTATGTCAGAAATGTTATACGGGTAAATGTAATTGGGGTATTGCCACGCAAGATCCCTATTTAACGAAACGGTTGAATCCTGAACTTGGCGCTCGGCGGTTAACCAATCTATTGCGAGCATGGAGTTTGGAAATTAAAGAAATGCTCGGTGGCATGGGAATCAATGCTATCGAAAGTTTACGCGGAAATCGCGAACAACTCCGCGGAGTCGGTCTTTCTGAAACGGAATTAAAATTGCTCGGAATAAAATCTGCTGGGGAAGCTTGGTAA
- a CDS encoding glutamine amidotransferase family protein: MNDRFIEKDISGCGVVGIMNQTGKRFSGETIISAIATLHERSNGLGGGFAGYGIYPELAEYYCFHLLYDTDRAKQETEQYIKAKYVIKKDEPIPTRNIKEIKPVHILWRYFLKPRFTESENKRQSGKSSPNEYTDATAEEQDYVVETMMHINRHIDGAFVVSCGKNMGIFKGVGYPEDIGRFYRLEEYAGYTWTAHGRFPTNTAGWWGGAHPFGILDWSVVHNGEISSYGINKRFLYNFGYHCTLATDTEVIAYLFDLLYRKHHFEFEQIASILAAPLWDEIERMPERKKEFYQDLRIFYSSALVNGPFSVIVANNTAMVGLNDRIKLRPLVAANKGDFIYISSEEAAIKSVCHSPDKIWSPKAGQPVIGRLKGAHG; the protein is encoded by the coding sequence ATGAACGATAGATTTATCGAAAAAGATATTAGTGGTTGCGGTGTAGTGGGAATAATGAATCAAACGGGAAAACGATTTTCTGGTGAAACCATTATTTCCGCAATTGCAACCTTACATGAACGGTCGAATGGACTTGGAGGCGGATTTGCTGGATATGGGATTTATCCGGAATTAGCGGAATACTATTGTTTTCATCTTCTTTATGATACTGATAGGGCAAAGCAGGAAACAGAACAGTATATTAAAGCGAAGTATGTTATTAAAAAGGATGAACCAATCCCAACCCGAAATATTAAAGAAATAAAGCCCGTCCATATCCTCTGGCGTTACTTTCTAAAACCCCGGTTTACCGAGAGTGAAAATAAGAGACAATCCGGGAAATCGTCGCCCAATGAATATACCGATGCTACAGCTGAAGAGCAAGATTATGTTGTTGAAACAATGATGCATATCAACCGGCATATCGATGGTGCGTTTGTCGTATCCTGTGGAAAAAATATGGGAATTTTTAAAGGCGTAGGATATCCGGAAGATATCGGACGGTTTTATCGGTTAGAAGAATACGCTGGATATACTTGGACTGCGCACGGCCGATTCCCAACAAATACTGCTGGCTGGTGGGGTGGCGCGCATCCGTTTGGTATCCTTGATTGGTCAGTCGTCCACAACGGTGAAATATCGTCGTATGGAATCAATAAACGATTTCTGTATAATTTCGGTTACCACTGTACCTTAGCTACCGATACAGAAGTGATTGCATATTTATTTGATTTATTATATCGGAAACATCATTTCGAGTTCGAGCAGATAGCATCAATTCTTGCCGCTCCACTATGGGATGAGATTGAGCGAATGCCGGAAAGAAAAAAAGAATTTTATCAAGATTTACGTATTTTCTATAGTAGCGCTTTAGTTAACGGTCCTTTTTCGGTAATCGTGGCAAATAATACGGCAATGGTCGGATTAAATGACCGAATTAAATTAAGACCGCTCGTTGCCGCGAATAAAGGTGATTTTATTTATATATCTTCTGAAGAAGCAGCGATTAAATCGGTTTGTCATTCACCGGATAAAATTTGGTCACCGAAAGCCGGACAACCGGTGATCGGCAGGTTAAAAGGCGCACATGGATAA
- a CDS encoding glutamine synthetase family protein gives MARPNFSNEMVLKTVKDKGVKFIRLWFTDILGQLKSFSITNAELEEALNHGIGFDGSSITGYQEIEQSDMIAKPDPTTFRVLPWRPRENAVARMICDILEPSGKPYTGDPRYVLKRALERAKKMGIDHYYLGPELEYFYFNSADATEVLDKGSYFDLTTLDAASDLRRETIFALEAMGIPVKYSHHEVGPSQHEIDIHYADALPMADNVITYRIVVKEIAQRFGVYATFMPKPLFNRNGSGMHTHQSLFKGNKNIFYDNRDKYYLSETAKRFIAGQLKHAKEMCLVFAQWINSYKRLLPGYEAPVYIAWSQKNRSAIIRVPEYHTKKAISTRIEFRPPDPACNPYLTFAVMLHAGLDGIEKGYKLPEAMEENLYHLNEDERKQAGIESLPSSLGEAIALAENSELVQRALGTHVFNRLIELKKKEWEEYRIQITEYELEKYLPIL, from the coding sequence ATGGCAAGACCAAATTTTAGTAATGAAATGGTTTTAAAGACTGTTAAGGATAAAGGAGTTAAGTTTATCCGTCTATGGTTCACGGATATTTTAGGTCAATTGAAAAGTTTTTCGATTACTAACGCCGAACTTGAAGAAGCGTTAAATCACGGTATTGGGTTTGACGGTTCATCGATTACCGGATACCAGGAAATAGAACAGAGTGATATGATTGCTAAGCCTGACCCGACTACATTCCGGGTGCTACCATGGCGACCGCGAGAGAATGCTGTCGCTCGAATGATTTGCGATATTTTGGAACCAAGTGGTAAACCATATACCGGCGACCCGCGCTATGTTTTAAAACGCGCGCTGGAACGAGCGAAAAAGATGGGGATTGACCATTATTATCTCGGTCCAGAACTCGAATATTTCTATTTCAATTCCGCCGATGCAACTGAAGTTCTGGATAAAGGAAGTTATTTCGATTTAACCACGCTCGATGCAGCGAGCGACCTTCGCCGTGAAACGATTTTTGCACTTGAAGCAATGGGTATCCCAGTTAAATATAGCCACCACGAAGTTGGTCCTAGCCAACATGAGATTGACATCCATTATGCAGATGCATTACCAATGGCGGATAATGTGATTACCTACCGAATAGTGGTTAAAGAAATAGCACAACGGTTTGGCGTGTATGCAACCTTTATGCCCAAACCCTTGTTTAATCGGAATGGTTCCGGTATGCATACGCATCAATCCCTCTTTAAAGGGAATAAGAATATCTTTTATGATAACAGAGACAAATATTATTTAAGTGAGACTGCGAAAAGATTTATCGCTGGTCAGCTCAAACATGCGAAAGAGATGTGTCTGGTATTTGCCCAATGGATAAATTCATATAAACGATTGCTGCCAGGATATGAAGCGCCAGTTTATATCGCTTGGTCGCAAAAGAATCGTTCGGCGATAATTCGAGTTCCGGAATATCATACGAAAAAAGCAATATCTACCCGAATTGAATTCCGTCCGCCAGACCCGGCGTGTAATCCGTATTTAACGTTTGCGGTAATGTTACATGCCGGACTTGATGGAATTGAAAAAGGATATAAACTTCCGGAAGCTATGGAAGAAAACCTTTATCATCTAAATGAAGATGAGCGGAAACAAGCGGGGATAGAATCGTTACCGAGCAGTCTCGGAGAAGCGATTGCGTTAGCGGAAAACAGTGAGCTGGTTCAGCGGGCGCTGGGCACCCATGTATTCAACCGGCTGATTGAACTGAAAAAGAAAGAATGGGAAGAATATCGCATCCAAATTACTGAATATGAACTTGAAAAATATCTACCTATTCTCTAA
- a CDS encoding sigma-70 family RNA polymerase sigma factor, translating to MEFESLLKKYSRRIKHLAIKSAVPSSAIDKEDLYQEMVYHLWERWRKGELEDKTDAYIIGSCYFHLKNYLRRFKPTATIASLHDPIGEEEMLLEELIPDRKALVEQRVDDVLFIRKLKEKEFTRREKEVVELLAEGYTLREISQKLAISHVRVLKIKKNISKKFKKGGYQK from the coding sequence ATGGAATTTGAATCTCTACTAAAAAAATATTCTCGCCGCATCAAACATTTAGCTATAAAATCAGCTGTTCCATCTTCAGCGATTGATAAAGAAGACCTCTATCAGGAAATGGTCTATCATCTCTGGGAACGATGGAGAAAAGGCGAATTAGAAGATAAAACCGATGCATATATTATCGGTAGTTGCTATTTTCATCTCAAGAATTATCTTCGTCGGTTTAAACCTACCGCAACTATCGCTAGCCTCCACGATCCAATCGGAGAAGAAGAGATGCTGCTTGAAGAGCTGATTCCTGACCGGAAAGCGCTGGTTGAACAACGAGTCGATGATGTACTGTTCATCCGTAAATTGAAAGAAAAAGAATTTACGAGAAGAGAAAAAGAAGTTGTTGAACTCCTTGCTGAAGGATATACTTTGCGAGAAATCAGCCAGAAATTAGCTATTTCCCATGTTCGGGTATTAAAAATTAAAAAAAATATTAGTAAAAAATTTAAGAAAGGGGGTTACCAAAAGTGA
- the mutM gene encoding bifunctional DNA-formamidopyrimidine glycosylase/DNA-(apurinic or apyrimidinic site) lyase, translating into MPELPEVETVRRYLLPEVKGRKITAVKLTLPKQLVTPKPVKFIKLLTGTKINDIHRRGKYLLFHLDNEYDLMFHLGMSGRIAMVKPNAPTEKHTHLRLKLLEVSGQKVEKELRFIDPRQFGKIALIPHGDYSAVPGLANLGIEPFARKFTLAKLRALLSGRRKMKPLLLDQTKIAGIGNIYADESLFAARIHPEELSCNLTELQLRKLHQAIPTILKKSIRFQGTTLFDEGYTNPRGESGRFIRFLKVYGHENDPCPRCGIPIKRIVISGRSSFFCPYCQPKNHAKQ; encoded by the coding sequence ATGCCGGAACTCCCTGAAGTTGAAACCGTCCGCCGTTATCTTCTACCAGAAGTTAAGGGGAGAAAGATAACCGCAGTGAAATTAACCCTACCTAAACAGTTGGTTACTCCGAAACCCGTTAAATTTATCAAGCTCCTAACCGGCACGAAAATCAACGATATTCATCGTCGGGGAAAATATCTCTTATTCCATCTGGATAATGAATATGATTTAATGTTTCATCTCGGGATGAGTGGTAGGATCGCGATGGTCAAACCCAACGCGCCAACTGAGAAACATACACATTTAAGACTCAAGTTGCTTGAAGTTAGCGGTCAGAAGGTAGAAAAAGAATTGCGGTTTATTGACCCGCGACAATTCGGGAAAATCGCTCTCATACCGCATGGAGATTATTCTGCGGTTCCTGGATTAGCAAATCTTGGCATCGAACCTTTCGCTCGGAAATTCACGCTAGCGAAATTACGAGCATTATTATCTGGTAGAAGAAAAATGAAACCGTTACTTCTCGACCAGACCAAAATTGCTGGAATAGGCAATATTTATGCGGATGAATCGCTATTTGCGGCGCGTATTCATCCGGAAGAATTGAGCTGTAATCTCACCGAACTTCAACTCCGGAAACTTCATCAAGCCATTCCGACAATTCTGAAAAAATCTATTCGTTTCCAAGGGACAACTCTGTTCGATGAAGGATATACCAACCCCCGAGGCGAATCTGGTCGATTTATCCGGTTTCTAAAAGTTTATGGTCATGAGAACGACCCTTGTCCAAGATGTGGTATTCCGATTAAACGGATAGTTATTTCTGGTCGAAGTTCGTTTTTCTGCCCTTATTGCCAACCGAAAAATCATGCCAAACAATAA
- a CDS encoding metallophosphoesterase, translating into MKIVIISDTHDNLNAITAFGEKLKEIKPDFLLHAGDFCAPFAVRAIKQFGIPMKAVFGNNDGDKIMLTQSAEGFAEIKEAPFIFELGTRKFAMEHYQDNVNSLATSNQFEVVIFGHTHKLDIRTQPCLIINPGELCGWLTRRKTAVLLDTDTLAIKIIELT; encoded by the coding sequence ATGAAGATAGTCATTATCTCCGATACCCACGATAATCTGAACGCAATCACTGCGTTTGGCGAAAAGCTGAAAGAAATCAAACCAGATTTTTTATTACACGCTGGCGATTTCTGCGCACCGTTTGCAGTCCGAGCGATAAAACAGTTTGGGATCCCGATGAAAGCGGTTTTCGGGAATAACGATGGCGATAAAATTATGCTAACTCAATCTGCGGAAGGATTCGCTGAAATTAAAGAGGCACCATTTATATTCGAGTTAGGCACTCGAAAATTTGCAATGGAGCATTATCAGGATAATGTTAACTCACTCGCTACATCAAACCAATTCGAGGTCGTTATCTTTGGTCATACTCATAAACTTGATATCCGCACTCAACCTTGTCTGATTATCAATCCCGGAGAACTCTGCGGTTGGCTAACCCGCCGTAAAACTGCGGTGCTCCTTGATACCGATACTCTAGCCATTAAAATTATTGAACTTACATAA
- a CDS encoding homocysteine S-methyltransferase family protein translates to MPTDMLTRIQQGEILICDGAMGTMLLQAGLQPGHCAELWNIDRPEDVAEIHKEYFEVGCDMVITNTFGGTRFKLKKFNQENLVMKLNQAGAQIARAVADTYPHRYVLGDIGPTGEFLQPLGELTYEELYTAFKEQAVALVAGGVDAIIIETMSAIEEAVCAVRAVKENTKMPVIATMTFNPAGAQGFRTMFGVSPQQAAEQLAAAGADIIGTNCGGVRVEQMADIICEMRKYTAKPLIAEPNAGLPKLIDGKTVYDESPEYMASLAPKLVNAGANIIGGCCGTTPTHLKAIAKAIKK, encoded by the coding sequence ATGCCAACGGATATGTTAACCCGAATTCAACAAGGTGAAATCCTGATTTGTGATGGCGCAATGGGAACTATGCTACTTCAGGCAGGACTACAACCAGGTCATTGTGCGGAATTATGGAATATTGACCGACCGGAAGATGTCGCTGAAATTCATAAAGAATATTTTGAAGTTGGTTGTGATATGGTAATAACCAATACCTTCGGCGGAACCCGGTTTAAACTAAAGAAATTTAATCAAGAAAATCTGGTGATGAAACTTAATCAGGCAGGTGCGCAAATCGCCCGCGCGGTTGCAGATACATATCCGCATCGGTATGTGCTTGGAGATATCGGTCCGACCGGCGAATTTCTTCAGCCGTTAGGTGAACTGACTTATGAAGAACTATATACAGCGTTTAAAGAACAAGCAGTCGCATTAGTTGCCGGCGGGGTAGATGCGATTATTATCGAAACGATGAGCGCAATTGAAGAAGCGGTTTGCGCAGTTCGAGCCGTAAAAGAGAATACGAAAATGCCGGTGATTGCAACGATGACGTTTAATCCTGCGGGCGCGCAAGGGTTTAGAACGATGTTCGGGGTATCTCCGCAACAAGCGGCGGAACAACTTGCCGCTGCCGGCGCGGATATTATCGGGACAAACTGCGGCGGAGTTAGAGTCGAACAGATGGCAGATATCATCTGTGAAATGCGGAAATATACCGCAAAACCGCTGATTGCTGAACCGAACGCCGGGCTCCCGAAACTGATTGATGGAAAAACGGTTTATGATGAATCGCCAGAATATATGGCATCGTTAGCGCCGAAATTGGTTAACGCCGGAGCGAATATTATTGGCGGCTGTTGTGGAACTACTCCTACACATCTGAAAGCTATTGCTAAAGCGATTAAGAAATAA